A DNA window from Arachis hypogaea cultivar Tifrunner chromosome 18, arahy.Tifrunner.gnm2.J5K5, whole genome shotgun sequence contains the following coding sequences:
- the LOC112771441 gene encoding uncharacterized protein, with translation MANLVPGVLLKLLQHMNTDVKVAGEHRSSLLQVVSIVPALAGGELFPNQGFYLKVSDSSHATYVSLPDEHDDLILSDKIQLGQFVFVDRLENASPVPILRGVRPVPGRHPCVGTPQDIVATHQLGFLDSNDKNKDKDKDKNSVSSVSTIDFERSKSPRKIPVKDNKDKEKEKKSKEKERSNVGGFDRSNRSLSQTTKPPPLKVDVKRESLSRLRSLNSRSIPSSPSSCYSLPSSFEKFANGVKQHQQAKAKKVGVVEAGKKASPAVKKESLVVNPIRNLVQGIGLGAKALRKSWEGTMEVKTKESSPKPRPAKFDPKSDARSSVSTPRRSTSSDKLPSKVESRIQAPAKPSKEEHKSQVSVKKASANGTVEEQEKSSRLRTSNGKKAADISSSGLPGNLVRVPVNSRRVTDASVQWSSLPSSISKLGREVMKHRDAAQMAATEAMQEAAAADSLLHCLSMYVELTNSSKEHNPQPAVEQFLVLHASLNSTRTIAESLSKPVLDCSSPDYERITAEEALKVKSERQKHAASWVQAALATNLSSFAVFVKDPQSSKLPASSNSQNQKTVLGSQHMLILQNSSEDASSKAPVKHRLTANSKHTSQGTTRRPGDGLATGQKQPVQPLPDWFRGNGLGEVVNLTEMLLQQSRDWFLGFVERFLDSDGDAILSDNGQIAGMLTQLKSVNDWLDEIGSSKDEEEAISPDTIDRLRKKIYEYLLTHVESAAAALSGGSQSSPPLQTTEAKAKR, from the exons ATGGCGAATCTGGTTCCCGGCGTCCTTCTCAAGCTCCTTCAGCATATGAACACAGATGTCAAAGTCGCCGGCGAGCACCGCTCCTCACTGCTTCAGGTGGTCAGCATCGTGCCGGCGCTGGCCGGCGGAGAACTCTTCCCCAACCAGGGGTTCTACCTTAAAGTCTCCGATTCGTCGCATGCTACCTACGTGTCGCTACCTGATGAACACGACGATCTCATCCTGAGCGACAAGATTCAGTTAGGGCAGTTCGTGTTCGTTGATCGGTTGGAGAATGCTTCACCGGTTCCCATTCTTCGTGGCGTGAGACCTGTCCCTGGTAGACACCCTTGTGTTGGAACCCCTCAAGACATTGTTGCCACTCACCAACTCGGTTTTCTTGATAGCAATGACAAGAACAAGGACAAAGACAAAGACAAGAACAGTGTTTCTTCTGTTTCTACCATTGACTTTGAGAGATCCAAGTCTCCGAGGAAAATTCCTGTGAAGGATAATAAGgataaggagaaggagaagaagagtaaGGAGAAAGAGAGATCAAATGTTGGTGGTTTTGATAGGAGTAATAGGTCTTTGTCTCAAACAACTAAGCCACCACCATTAAAGGTTGATGTGAAGAGGGAATCTTTGTCTAGATTGAGGTCTTTGAATTCGAGGTCGATTCCTTCCTCGCCTAGCAGCTGCTATTCATTGCCAAGCTCCTTTGAGAAGTTTGCCAATGGAGTGAAGCAGCACCAGCAGGCGAAGGCCAAGAAGGTGGGAGTGGTGGAGGCAGGGAAGAAGGCTTCCCCTGCTGTAAAGAAGGAGTCTTTGGTGGTGAATCCAATAAGGAATTTGGTGCAAGGGATTGGATTGGGGGCGAAGGCGCTGCGCAAGAGCTGGGAAGGGACTATGGAGGTTAAGACGAAAGAGTCTTCACCTAAACCCCGGCCTGCAAAGTTTGATCCCAAGTCGGATGCTCGAAGTTCAGTTAGT ACTCCTAGGAGAAGTACTTCGAGTGACAAGTTGCCGTCTAAAGTGGAGAGCAGGATCCAAGCTCCGGCGAAGCCatctaaggaagaacataagAGTCAAGTGTCTGTGAAGAAGGCCAGTGCTAATGGAACTGTTGAGGAGCAAGAGAAATCAAGTAGGCTAAGAACTTCCAACGGAAAGAAGGCAGCCGATATTTCTAGCAGTGGATTGCCAGGAAACCTGGTTAGAGTTCCTGTAAATAGTAGAAGAGTGACGGATGCAAGTGTTCAGTGGTCGTCGCTCCCATCATCTATTTCAAAGCTTGGAAGG GAAGTAATGAAGCACAGAGATGCAGCGCAGATGGCAGCAACTGAGGCTATGCAAGAGGCTGCTGCTGCAGATAGTTTGCTGCACTGCCTAAG TATGTATGTGGAGCTAACTAATTCTTCTAAGGAACACAACCCACAACCAGCAGTAGAGCAGTTTTTAGTTCTTCATGCTAGCCTGAATAGCACCCGAACAATTGCTGAATCCTTATCTAAACCTGTTCTAGACTGTTCGTCTCCTGATTATGAAAGGATCACAGCAGAAGAAGCACTAAAAGTGAAATCAGAGAGACAGAAACATGCTGCTTCATGGGTCCAGGCAGCCCTCGCCACCAACCTATCATCTTTCGCTGTTTTTGTGAAAGACCCTCAATCATCCAAGCTTCCAGCTTCAAGTAATTCTCAAAATCAAAAAACTGTTTTAGGAAGTCAACACATGCTAATCCTACAAAATTCGAGCGAAGATGCTTCATCTAAAGCCCCTGTAAAGCATCGTCTAACAGCTAACTCGAAGCATACCTCACAAGGAACTACTCGCAGACCAGGTGATGGGTTAGCAACAGGGCAGAAGCAACCAGTCCAACCGCTCCCAGATTGGTTTAGAGGAAATGGCCTTGGTGAGGTGGTCAATTTGACTGAAATGCTGCTACAACAGTCCCGAGACTGGTTTTTGGGATTTGTTGAGAGGTTCTTGGACTCTGATGGGGATGCTATCCTGTCAGATAATGGCCAAATAGCAGGTATGCTCACTCAACTAAAGAGTGTAAATGATTGGTTAGATGAGATAGGGTCGAGCAAAGATGAGGAAGAAGCGATATCACCAGACACAATCGATCGACTGAGGAAGAAAATATACGAATATCTTCTTACACACGTTGAATCTGCCGCGGCTGCACTCAGTGGTGGATCACAATCATCGCCTCCGTTGCAAACAACAGAGGCTAAAGCCAAAAGGTGA